The DNA region tctagcaaaagaaattcaatttaccactgggaatgacaataatgttagatatctattctttagttttgcataactggtttagagagtgaaaatacataagtgaatttttttcttgtcatgtaattaatacttattagccgtacttattttagcatgacttagtatttttagattatggtcattttctttatggcttattaactagcaatatttattttaactgattttattatcttttgttgaatattttaatacaatgtcatcactcttctcacatttgtgttattttcttatgaaacactttaattatatagttgtatcttactaggactaaagaaatatttgaagtaaaatttatatgttttgtatcaatactattccggaaaaaaaaacccgaaaaacccgaggttgaaaaattcgaattttattagtttggtttggtgtataaatttaaaaacccgacgcaattgatttggtttggtgtttaaaaaatccgaacccgATCCATGTACACTCTTACTTCTAAGAAAgtgggataaaaattaaaaaactcgTATTCAAATCTCAATCGAGAAAAAACGTGACTTTTTGAAGGACAGATTTCTTCCATCTATGTACTGATAGAAGGTAATAAGTATTCATAAAATAGTTAATTGCGCGCAACTTGATATTTTTGATTAGCGCGGATGAAAATCGCAAAAGTGGTGGACACATTAATTGACCTGTCTAGCAGAGCGTTGAGCAACAGGGAAAATAGATGGACATTGAAGCAAATTAGTAGTAAGATTTAGcaggaaaaaataataatcaagacgcTACAGTTTCGGTGagtgattcatattttcattgttGACAATAAAAGTAAAACTTGTAAACTACATGAGAATACTATGGTatttgtttggccaagcttctaaaaaatagcttattttcaaaaatacttttttaaaaaagtattttcaATAAAAGTTGATTTgtgtttaattaatttaaaaagtacttttgaaagaattacTGTTTgccaagtttttaaaaaatgcttatgtgtatttttctcaaaagatttttcaaaaaagtcacaagaaaagtattttttttttaataaaaagctaACGCTATTCCCCAAaagacttattttctcccaaaaagtcggccaaacacctcactttttttaaaataagcacttattaaaaaaataaatacttttggggaaaaataagcttggccaaacaagtAACCACCACTTTTAAAATTGATATTAATACGTAATAGCATAAGGTTAAAAAAAGTAATTGTTTATTTCTCTAAATAACCATTATGTCAAATAACAGTACTAACACATGTCACGACCGAATTTAATGTTCACATGCCACAACTTGTTGCTTCAATGACTCGACATATGAGACCCTTTGCTTGAACGGCTATTTTCATACTATACTTTGTTTTCATCATTTAATgctcttcatttctttttctctttttaatttatatatttatactcgGCAAGACACTTTGCTTAATTAATTGGCTAAGTTCGTATTGTTTGACTACTATAGATGAAATCCTTGAAATAGTATATGGTATTTTTGCCTTATTACCGATATTGTTAGGTAAGCCTCTGAATTAGGAGGAGATCCACTTGCTGTTCTATAATTTTTTACAACTAACTCatttactttttttcttcttttggcctTTCCAATATTTTGAACTTATGATCAACTTACGCCCTCATCTAACAATCAGACTGTACTTATATCTAGATTCAATTTGCGtatctttgttttttctttttcttggtgaACTGTTCTTCTTCCCTCTCCTCAACTGGATTAAAAGCGACTTGTCCttcacaagaaaagaaaaagaaggttttGCTGAAACTCAAGTCCTACAAAAGCTATAAATACTCATGAAGTGGAAATCGAGGGGCTGCATAGTGAGAAAAAGTGTCAAATGATTTGGATAGTTATTGCGCTGCGGAGCAGGAAACTAACGGGAAAGGCTGGGACAATGAGGAGCTAGACGAGTATGTAGAATTCTACCCCATCAACTTCATTTAACGTCGAACCAACGGTACATCCACCTGAAAGACAAACTTCCAACATATGGGTTGGTAGTGGAGATATTCCACATTTAAAGAAAAACCTCCCTCATCTTGTGAAAATATTCTGTGAATGCATTATGTTCTCTTAAGTCTAAAAAAAGTAGGTGTGAAAGTGATTGATAATGGTGGGTGTCCACTGATAATTGACGGCAGTAATAATAGAATAACAATAAAAGCTTACATTCACAAGAATAGTTAAGGAAACATCttaatgattttataaatattatatgcAAGATCTAAATGATTCAAACCTATTAGAATCTAAGCGgttggagaagaaaaataagtAACAATTATACGCTAAGCGgttggagaagaaaaataagtAACAATTATACTTAATATGCTGAAATTTGAATGGTTCAGACTTCAGATGTAAACCTGCATTTAAGTGTCACCACTTCCACTAATATCTCCGTTTAAGAAACATGCAAAAATATGGTAATATGCTCCTTAAATTGTGACGAAGTTCTGCCACTGTACGATTTTCAGGAAAATTTGACTACGTCAAAATTTGACATGTACGCTATTAGTTGAAAGTGACACATTCTGAAATTAAACTGAAATACTAGAAggatttttttctcaaaaataaaaaagaaacggTTTTTATAGTTCTGATGATAAAAAATAGAACATcgatgataaaaaataatatgccTAGAATAAAATTTAGAAGACATGAAGgacaaattatatcaaataacaTAGACAAAAAACCGtattaagaatcataacttAAACCTTTGTATAATTAACAATTGCCTAGATTGCTTAGTGAGCTAACGATTCTCTTTTTGCAAGTATGGATTATTCTTCTAGACATAAGAATAGGCAAAAATTCAAACAAGCCTAGTCAAGTATAACGCGTAAACGAGACATTTAATGTGAACACCACTTTGTTTAATCAGTTCTCATCAGTCATCATCTTGAAGAGAGTAGCCGCTGTTGAAATTCAACGTATTAAGACTTTCCCTTTATATTACTCTTAGTAATAATGGATCTTGGCCAGAACCATTATCTCCAAAAATACAAATAACTCTCACTTTTCCAAGCTGCCTTATCTCTCAACAAAAATGGACTCCCATCTAAAAAATTCTTTAGAAAAAAACGAATTTGTTTCTCTTAGAGATCATCCATTCCCTTGTCGATTTCGTTACATATTAGAAGAAAACACTCAACAATCATCAATTATTGCTACCAAAAATCATCAATCGAACCATAGTACTATTGAAGAGATACAACGAGTTGGAATCCATGAACGAAAACATTTCAGCCATCGACACGACTTGTTAACGTACTCGTTACGTGCATCAGATTTTGTGCACTGTTATTTTTGCGAGACAACAATTTCTGGCATGGCATACGGGTGCAAACGTTGCAGGTACTTTCTTCACGAGTCATGTTTTGAGTTCCCACAAGTCATTGAACATTTAGCTCACCCTGGACATGAACTAAATCTCAAGTATACTCCCTCAGTTGGTACTGAATTTAATTGCAAGGCATGTCACGTTGGTGACAATCCTGCTTTGTTATTCAACTTTCACTATTCTTGTGATCATTGTGATTTTGCACTTCACATGGGGTGCGCATCTGTGCCTTGTAAAGTTCTTCACAAAGATTTGGCTTTATCTGTTTTCTACACGAACCCTTTGAGGAATGAAGCCGGACCACTCCTTTGTGACATTTGCAACCACTCGATTGATAAATCGAATTCTTGGATGTTTTATGACCACGGTCATAATTTAATAACTCATTTTGGGTGTGTTGCTGATTCTGTATATGGAAAAGGGAAAAGTGATAAGGATTATATTATAGGTGTGAAAAGTAAATTGACAAATCTTGATGGGGATGATACTTCTATAGTTGACTACCAAAAGAATGATCATGAAGGAACAAAACATAAGCGATTCTTTCATAGACATGTTTTGCAACAATTGGATCGGTCGATGGACAGTAGTGTCAAGAATAAAAAATGTGGAATTTGTGGAACAGATCTTAGTACAGACAAGAAAAAAGGGTGTTTGACTTGTGATTTTATAATTCACGAGAGGTGTTCTTGTTTGCCTGAGAAAATTCAACACCCGTTTCATCCACATCCACtcacacttgttccaaaaaaAGACGGAGTTGAAATTCAATGCGTTGGATGTCGTCAATCTAGTGGTGTTCATACGAACTACACTGTTCTTTATCAATGCAAGATTTGTGAATTTCAACTTCATCCATCATGTGCTGCTTGTCCAAGGAGACTAAAAAAGCTTGATTTAACTTTGTgttactcatttccttataagaATGAGGTCTCAAAGCTCATTTGCAACTATTGTTCGAAAGTTATCAACAAGGACCAGTGGCTGTACTATGGAAGAAATAATGACGAGAAGAGGCACATTACTTGTCAATTGGCTGTCGGTGTTTCGAATTGTTATGTCACTTTACGTGACTTAGATGTAGAATGATTAATATACTAGGGCCATCTCTTTGCATAGACCCATAAACCGAGTGATTAGTAAGTCAGTCGTAATTTATATTCCATTATTGCATAGGTATTATCAACCCAACCTTAAGATCAGGTCCTTTCTTTGGTTTCATTACTGTAAAGAATGCttcatttgttttatttttgtttatgaaTAAATTAGGATGAGTAGAAATGTACTTCtggaaaaatattttgtacTACTCAAAATCTAAGATAACTATTAATGGGTTTTTTGCCTACCGTTATTTATGTAAGATTgtagctttcttttccaagtaTACGGTCCTCTTAATTTCCTTCTAATATCCAAAGTAGGAATTTTTACagtggaatatgttggtatctGCGTTCAAAACAGTAAATAGAATATACAAAATAATTTGAAAGTTGAGAATAATTGTCCGAGCTCACCGAATTCACTATAtgcccttaaagaacttataaaTCCCCTCAAGTATGCGAGGTGTAAGGATTATTTCCTCACATGATAGGACGGATATACTTGTTATTGGAGCAGCGGTACCTCAAACGCTTATTATTTCGTCGAACTTGAAGACTGTGACGAACCACACGAAATCTCTATTTTGTTTGTAAGAAAATATGTAGAAGAAGTGCAGAATTTAGattcagaaaattgaggctagTCCTCTAAATTTATGGCCAACAAAGGGCGTGAACAGGTGCTATTGTGCCTTATTAGAAAAATCACAACCTATTCAACATGAAAAGGTGCTATTCAATTGCATCCTTTCTCCTGATGTCTTTTCGGGAAAATATCTCTTCATTTCTCACCCACGCCACATAATACGCAGCGGAATAATTAAGATGTACTCAAGTTGTCCGATTACCATCGTCATAAAAGAAATTTGAAGCTTTTATTGTGATGTAACTTCGTTTGTTATCTTATCTTCTTTATCATCTTTGATATATAATCATATTGGTTGGTTTGCTTTGACTTTTTGATGTTTCATTTAATTCGTTTCCTAACACGGAATACGCTTTCTTCGTATTcctttgttttcaaattttcttttaagttgACTTATAAAAGACAAACCAGTTGAACGTtgaatttaattattatattttgaaatCATTAAATCGTATAATAATGTTTCTATTACATATTCTGTCGTTGACGTTTCTATCAATTCGTTTCTATCAATTCATTGAGAGGGAAATAGAAGTCAATTACtacaatttgattttttttttttttttgatctgaCTACAATTTGATTGGTTCTTTGCAACTTAAAATGTAGGCAAGAATTATGAAATGGAGGAAAGTGCCTTTTACTGATACGACATCAAATTACTAGAGaagataattaaaaaattaaactttacCTTTAAACAAacgaataaaaatttaaaatagcaAATCATAAATGGTAAAAAACACCAATAAATAATAagtaatatcataaataatattaagatAGAATTTCAATGATATGGTAATTCTTTACGTGTCTATAGTaaaattttaaggaaaaaatataatttaaaacaaatttaataatattttcacataaaagaaaactattAGTGTGCTTTGTGGGGTCATTATGCATGATATCATCATTTTTAATGGCATgtaaaaaattcttaaaatttacCAAATGTGTGAGGAGTTACAAAGTCTTAAAAACTTTAATTAgggataaaaaaaaagacaaaaaaattcatgtgaaAGACTGCAAAAATTGAACATTCTTCCTTTGtataatatagtaaaattaaGATTCGAACCTGCcgtcatttttcttttaaaaagaagaaaaaggttaTCATCTTACTCCAGCTtgaaaataatgattcttgTCTATCCACGTGctcaatataaaaaaaaaatatatagatcAGATTAGGTGGAAAGGagtacttaaattttattttagtctaTACGACCAATTAACAAATCGGCGAGAATGTTTTTGGTTTATATAGTGAGAAAAGAGTTTTGAGTGGAAATGCCGACTGATCTTAATAAGAagaatgataatgataaaaagTTTACAAACAGTCCATTTATTAGCTAAATTACCTTTGAAAAAAGCAGTGCTAGCTTCTTTCTTCCTTCCTTCCTTTATTTTAAGTGTGGGAAACTCATGTTGGAAGGTATTttgataaaagaaaattcagaagTGCAGAAGAAAGCATTAGTTTGAAAAACGATGCAGCTGAACAGGGAAGAGGTGATTAAAAAAGGAATGTACATGTTCAAATTTCCAATGGTCAATTACTTTAAACTTCCCAAGATCCAGCTAAATTGGCTGCATTTCAAGGAGACTCAATCTCCCAAATATTCACTTTCAGAAAGGAACATAGCAGATAAATGTTTAATGAACCAGAAAATTCTTAGGAATTAGCTTTCAAGTCCTCACTAGTTAACCCTCTTCCCCTTCATGGAAATGTGCACATTCCACAACCTGTGcttaatgacattttttttttttgagataagggtcaaaaacacacctcaactatcactgtttttttagtttcatacctaaactatcagaAGATTGAGAAAACTActtaaactatcactatctagtttAAGAAAACAcacctaaaattatttttgaatgaCATGTGATCTACACTCTCCATTTTATGTAAAAATGTTGCCAAGTGTTATCCACATGGATAAATAATATCACAATGACACCTACAtggaaaattaaattaaaaaaaaactatttgttttaaaaaacaaactaaaaaataataatttttgtaaaagtttaaaaaatggaaaagttatttaaaaaaaaaaaactgattatttagttttcacattttttttttttgaaaaaaaatcaatttttccattctttaaatcttttttttttttctgattttctaaattttttgatattttttttttttaaatgttgcttttttaaaaaaaaaaataatgtagttttttttaaaataaaaaatattattttttaatttccatgtagTCTTATCATAGCATTACTTATACTGCAtgtggataatttttttgaaaatttcgccTTCACTTGTTTTGGAGAGTGAATTACACATTCACACATGTGTGTTTTGTaaactagatagtgatagtttaagTAGTTTTCTCAATCTTTTGATAGTTTAAGTATTaaactcgaaaaaaaaaagtgatagttaaggtgtgtttttgaccctttatctcttttttttttttttttttttttttgggtgaaatGACAGTTATTATCCAAGCACTTACAGAATATGACATGAAAAATCAGACATTTTGAAGCAAAACCCTACATATAGCTGTgattttatatatcatgatgtaCAACATTGTAAATACATACAGAATTGCTTCTAGCCACTGCAATTCTCAAATTAAATGCATCCAGGAAGTGTGAAATGAATAAGTAaaactatataaatatcaaaatgtACTAGACCCATCCTTATTTTAATCGTAAACTGTATTCTCTACCCTAGCAGGGGTTTTAATCAATGAATGCAGATAGCAACCATATTCCCATCCCAGATATAAGTTACAACAGCACAGGCCTCTTGATCTACCCATCTTCTTCCCCAAGAATCAACGACTTTAAGGGCATGAGCAGACATTCTCAGATGATCCACAAATGCTCCGAGTGGATGGTGACAAAGAGAATGTCATTAGTCTGGATCATAATGTCGTCAAGATCCCTGTCTGGTTCGAACAGAGACAAGAGCAATCTGGTTCAGTGAGCTCCCTTTTCACCAGACGTTTGTCACGATTGATCATTAACTTAACAAGCGGTAACTTCAAAGAGACCTGTCGCCAGATTTCTTTAACTGTACCATTTGGGTCCTCATATTCAAAGTAATGCTTCACCTGGTGCCACAAATTTCAAGAGTACATATGTAAAACATTTCGTTCTACAAAACAAAAAGGTCCAAACGTGCAAAATCAAAGGGTTTCTTTATGTTTGATTAGATATTAAAGAGTCCACATTaagtaaagcatgaaacacttGAAGTAAATCCAGGAAAGATAACATGGAGGAACAAGCAACACAGCAACCTATCCCAAACAGACCATAATAATATGGTTTACATGCAAGGAACTATTTCCGGAATCACCTAGCTGTTCTAGCCGCCAATATTTTCTCCACTTCATGACTAAATCGCTGACCTAAAGCATTAGAACTAGCAATTAGATGAGTCAAGTACCTACCGAGCTCATCTATGTTTCCAAATAAACAATATTCTTTTTGAGAATGATTCAGCTGATATGAGATAGCTGAACTTCTACTGGAGAAAAGAGAAGAGGATGCAGCTGGAAAAAGAATTTCTTGTAATGTAATTTGAGGataagatattctttctcctttcttgtgtgtgtgttggtggGTGGGTTGGGATACGTTCAAACAGCTTCAGCTTAACTAAGGAAGTTTCCATATATTGGCACCATTTTTCACAGTGTTCAGAGGAAAGATCAGGAAACACTTAATGAAGAACTAGTACAAGAAAATGataaattaaaactaaaaaaattatcaaaccTGTTGAAGCTACATTTGGCTCACACGAATTATATTTTATAGTATCTATTGCTTATGATTTCCTAGCGTTTGACCTAGATCTGAACCTGAACAACATGATCTTTGTCTGTTTGTCTCTTGAAGCAATGCCCAAAACAAACTAATTTTATAACTTGAGAACAAAAACTGCATCCATTTTGCAGATTTGAGCAATAGAGGAGACCAACTTGAGATGCagaaatcacaatatcaaaGATTTCAGTGATCCAACAGGTAAAGAATATCTATGTAGACGGTGGAACGTAAGAAACATTCATCGATCCTTGCTCATTTGCTTCTTTGTTGTCCCTGTCAAAAATCTTGCAGATCCTGCTTAAACCTTGAAGCATTTGTCAAGGCTCCTATTAGACATATTTGAACAAGATAGTAACCTTTTGAGAAATGCAAAAGggaaaacacacacacacacacctttttttttaacctcTTAGAGTAAATCAGTAGACAGTATATCTATTGGTTTTACCATTCGTCAATAATAGCAAAAAGAGGGGGAAAAAAACTCCACATACTTGCTTATGTACAAAGTATGCAATGAATGTATGACTCCAATTTGCAAATTTATTTTCTGGCTATAACAGGATGCAGGAACCAGAATTATGTACTAGTAAATACCTTTTTCAGCTCCCGTTGGAATTCCAAAATCCTCTTCATGCTTACTTTCCTGAGCTTTTTAACCAAGAACCCCGGCTTCACAGCTATGTTAGTGTCTACAAAAACTGCAATTTTCCTGTAGTCTATAACATCCTCAAATGGCAATTCAATGTAATCACTGATGATTACAGGGACACACAAGCTCACAATAGCATCAAAAAGGCGGCAAGCTGATGGAGTATCACCAGCTGGATGCAGACAAAATTTTGAAGTGTGCATCCCTTTTCTTGCCTCACGACGGCTCTCCCTAGATTGTGCACcatgttttatgatgacatcttcttctttctcaagtAATTGAAAAAGCAAATCACGAATCTTTCCCCCCTGAAACATTAGCAAACAAGCTCTATGTAAATAACTATGAAACGATGATGTGCATTGGGTGCAGGCAGCAGGGAAACACGCATAACATGCAAATAAAACTATAGGAGTGTAGTGATGCCATTTGTCTTTTCTAATTTTGCTGGTAGTATAGCGACaccaatttcataaaataaaaaaaatgcatcCTAACAGAAAATTTAGTGGTACCATTCTGCAAACGAGGTATCTTAAGGGAAAAAGTTAATCTTGTAAAGAAGATGGACCTTGGGTCTAACTCAACCCAAAAAGATAGCTAATGAGATGAGGGTTATTGGCATACTTCACCTGGTTAGTACCTATAAGTCTTGCTTAACGATGAACAATTTGTATGTACAAAGTCACTCTACTTGCAGCAGATGCTTTATGTGGAAAGAGAGCAACGATGACAGTCATCTATTCTTATAATCTATGTGGTATGTTGCTGTGCGGCGTTGGAACTTGAACAATAACTTAGGAGTCTGATGGACACTACCAAAGACTACAAGGGATTTTCCCAGGTGCTCGACAAGGAAGGGCATAAACAGAGCAGTGAAGAGAAAATGGAAGAACATCCCATCTTGTATTGGGTTGGATTTTACTGAGAGAAAGAAACCACAgatattttcttgttgtttttttAATGACAGTGGTGTCGGACCAGCGTGCGTGCATCACGAATAATTCCACCGGATACTTGCTACCGCCCACCATCACAAGTACTGGGTGATTCTGCCCACCAAAGCTTGACAGATGGGAAGCAATCACGGATTTGAACCTGATGGGTCTCCACCCACTTCATGACTACTAAGAAACACCTTGGATGCGAAATCAAAGATGTTTCAAGGGCAGGATAGAATCCATCCTTAATGTTAAGTACAATTGCATACTTCTACTAGCTCTTTGTGTAGATAggaatatgtaaatgatgtaGTCATGTAGATAGACTCCTAGATTTTATCAATTCTTACAAGcttaaagaaggaaaagttcatcaaaagtaTATCTATCAACACCACCTTGCTATAAAGTTCTTTCTtattcaaagaaagaaagaaattttgaatttgttcCTATGTTTCGTAATTCCGGAGATGGAAATGAAGTATGTcttacttagaaaaaaaaatgcagaaaatCTTAGTTCCTTCAAGCGTTGTTGCTTTCTAGACTTTACTCTGGATAGATAACAGATACATACTTGTATCTATTAAAATGCATCTTTTCTTCTAGTCAGCACATCATAAGACACAACCAGGGCTAATGAATATTATATCAGAAACAAGATGATGTAATACCAAATTATGAAACTTTTCCTATCACTTACCTCCTTTCTGTATCGATTGCCCATGAAGAAGAGCAAGGAATTCCGATTTTCAACGCCAATATCCCCAGTGTATGTATTAATCCGATGTGAGTAGGGCAAGATGACATCCTTAACGAGAGATGCCTGATTACGACTCAGCCTTCCAAAATCAGAAACTAACAGCACCCCGTTCTTCACCCTATCCACAACCTTGTATAAAGCATTAGGATCCTGGCATATAAACACGTGATCCCAGCCATTGTTCCTTTTCCAATACCCCTGCTGCTCCAACCATTCAATTAAAGACTCCTGCAACATGCATTATGCAATCATATGCCATTTTTACGGAATTTAAATCCGAACCACAACGGTATACACAGAATgacagaaacatatgcatatctGGATTTAACAAGCATGAGTAGACGATcatcctctttttctttttctttttttcattacaAAGTTGTCCAACCTAACTTGTGTGCACATCAACTAACACATCGAGTGCCGCCCAGTACAGGTACCACATAATTCTACCAGTCAACACAGGTATCAAATAATTCTAATCTCTAATGTTTATCTAGATGGGAAAAAAAAAGCCACCTAGCGTTGCCTCAGCTGGCATCCAGTCATCTGCTCACAAGGTTGTCTCACCGGGCTCTTT from Lycium ferocissimum isolate CSIRO_LF1 chromosome 2, AGI_CSIRO_Lferr_CH_V1, whole genome shotgun sequence includes:
- the LOC132040752 gene encoding uncharacterized protein LOC132040752, translated to MDSHLKNSLEKNEFVSLRDHPFPCRFRYILEENTQQSSIIATKNHQSNHSTIEEIQRVGIHERKHFSHRHDLLTYSLRASDFVHCYFCETTISGMAYGCKRCRYFLHESCFEFPQVIEHLAHPGHELNLKYTPSVGTEFNCKACHVGDNPALLFNFHYSCDHCDFALHMGCASVPCKVLHKDLALSVFYTNPLRNEAGPLLCDICNHSIDKSNSWMFYDHGHNLITHFGCVADSVYGKGKSDKDYIIGVKSKLTNLDGDDTSIVDYQKNDHEGTKHKRFFHRHVLQQLDRSMDSSVKNKKCGICGTDLSTDKKKGCLTCDFIIHERCSCLPEKIQHPFHPHPLTLVPKKDGVEIQCVGCRQSSGVHTNYTVLYQCKICEFQLHPSCAACPRRLKKLDLTLCYSFPYKNEVSKLICNYCSKVINKDQWLYYGRNNDEKRHITCQLAVGVSNCYVTLRDLDVE
- the LOC132040762 gene encoding probable arabinosyltransferase ARAD1, translated to MIFLILETILHIPHGSLGEQSMNPRPKLRSPPPPPPPPSITKSLTPNNKMPRKLTLKPTLTLATTLFTILALYAFLNTFIFSTNPPPNNVTTISLSTRTSNTQNTPGAKSVKIYMYDLPRKFTYGVIESYALARGGVKQSDDLLLKYPGNQHSAEWYLFSDLNGSGRDRVGSAVTRVMDPEEADLFYVPFFSSLSLVANPIRSNSVVGANGDRPVYSDEEMQESLIEWLEQQGYWKRNNGWDHVFICQDPNALYKVVDRVKNGVLLVSDFGRLSRNQASLVKDVILPYSHRINTYTGDIGVENRNSLLFFMGNRYRKEGGKIRDLLFQLLEKEEDVIIKHGAQSRESRREARKGMHTSKFCLHPAGDTPSACRLFDAIVSLCVPVIISDYIELPFEDVIDYRKIAVFVDTNIAVKPGFLVKKLRKVSMKRILEFQRELKKVKHYFEYEDPNGTVKEIWRQVSLKLPLVKLMINRDKRLVKRELTEPDCSCLCSNQTGILTTL